From Montipora foliosa isolate CH-2021 chromosome 6, ASM3666993v2, whole genome shotgun sequence, a single genomic window includes:
- the LOC138009105 gene encoding uncharacterized protein: MADTNDLLFFGDDFDAILGILEEDEELDEQFREAADEVQLENVVCELCHKKCKSKSGLKRHKTVKHKDTRGDVEKQKEGEQESYLTFVAYSRIVEKAKLKIADNKIYPKSIRDELSAYTYNNGLHDITAEFCDIEDLYKRLIKSGNAERFYSCFYSTIALNAVKHFEGLPRNAATLLSTKVADCMLAHSKEEIESIYTCTPLTKLSDEEKAGLQYIGGYVFHKLHTKHASKSSESEQAISILKAGKLEDHNAIECQKLTSSLNRGGLWAISKNAQLIFERTEHYFRDATSKTNVQYIAFANIISRSVHDVEVVSAYNSMLSSSELISNSSVAKDVLHNIIQLYVKVRSFSFAKDVIQKHRIRLKQMKSKALRKDISRASHESDQQRQN; encoded by the exons atggcggacacgaACGATTTGCTTTTCTTCGGAGACGATTTTGACGCTATTTTAGGTATTTTGGAAGAAGACGAAGAGCTTGATGAACAGTTTAGAGAAGCTGCTGATGAA GTTCAACTCGAAAACGTTGTGTGCGAACTGTGCCACAAGAAATGCAAAAGCAAGAGCGGACTGAAGCGACACAAGACAGTTAAACACAAAGATACGAGAGGAGATGTTGAGAAGCAAAAAGAAGGAGAACAGGAGAGCTATTTAACTTTTGTAGCTTACTCAAGAATTGTTGAAAAAGCTAAACTCAAAATTGCTGACAACAAAATCTATCCAAAATCAATCAGAGACGAGCTAAGTGCCTACACCTACAACAACGGTCTACACGACATAACAGCTGAATTCTGTGACATTGAAGACCTATATAAACGCTTGATAAAGTCTGGGAATGCTGAAAGATTTTATTCTTGCTTCTATTCAACCATAGCTCTGAATGCAGTTAAGCATTTTGAGGGATTGCCAAGGAACGCTGCTACACTACTGTCTACCAAGGTTGCTGATTGTATGTTAGCACACAGCAAGGAGGAAATTGAAAGCATTTATACTTGTACCCCATTAACTAAACTTTCAGATGAAGAAAAAGCTGGACTACAGTATATTGGGGGTTATGTTTTTCATAAACTTCATACTAAGCATGCTAGTAAATCTTCAGAAAGTGAGCAGGCAATCTCTATCCTTAAGGCTGGCAAATTAGAAGACCACAATGCCATCGAATGCCAGAAGTTAACTTCATCCTTAAATCGTGGTGGTTTGTGGGCAATTTCCAAAAATGCTCAATTAATTTTTGAGAGAACTGAACATTATTTCCGGGATGCCACTTCGAAGACTAATGTGCAATACATTGCTTTTGCTAATATCATATCAAGATCTGTTCATGATGTTGAGGTTGTCTCAGCATACAATTCAATGTTATCCAGTTCTGAACTGATAAGCAACAGTAGTGTTGCCAAAGATGTTTTGCACAACATCATACAACTGTATGTCAAAGTGCGttcattttcttttgcaaaagatGTTATCCAGAAACATAGGATTAGAttgaaacaaatgaaatcaaaagcaCTTCGTAAGGATATAAGCAGAGCCTCCCACGAGAGTGACCAACAAAGGCAAAACTAA